The following proteins are encoded in a genomic region of Phycisphaerae bacterium:
- the gspG gene encoding type II secretion system major pseudopilin GspG, translated as MSPKRVKRRPVRKGFTLLEILLVVGLLALLAAFVVPSLVGQADDAKVKLARAAVGSNGPLANAINLYRFNCGSWPEDLKYLYEKPADEEIAKKWIQGIEDPGGLKDPWGRDYQFRAPGEKNRDKYDLWSLGPDGLDGSEDDVTNWQSDR; from the coding sequence ATGAGTCCGAAGCGCGTCAAACGTCGTCCGGTTCGCAAGGGTTTCACCCTGCTTGAAATTCTGCTTGTCGTCGGTCTGCTGGCCTTGCTTGCAGCCTTCGTCGTGCCGTCGCTCGTCGGCCAGGCGGATGATGCCAAGGTCAAGCTCGCCAGAGCGGCGGTCGGCTCGAACGGCCCGCTGGCCAATGCGATCAATCTCTACCGATTCAATTGCGGGAGCTGGCCGGAGGATCTGAAGTACCTCTACGAGAAGCCGGCGGATGAGGAAATCGCCAAGAAGTGGATCCAGGGCATTGAGGATCCGGGTGGATTGAAGGATCCCTGGGGGCGTGACTATCAATTCCGAGCACCGGGCGAAAAGAATCGTGACAAGTACGACCTCTGGAGCCTTGGGCCCGATGGGCTCGATGGTTCTGAAGACGACGTGACCAACTGGCAGAGTGATCGCTAG
- a CDS encoding thioredoxin domain-containing protein — protein sequence MNAGAPHPATPPSARPVDESGTYGHGGGLYRIALASLALMGVVASLVLIAMSASADGAGESLGSKLCAPSANMDCEHVLRSEWARIGPLPTAVLGLAYFATLAVWFIGVGLPNREQRAWHAWPTVFATVGMVASTWFVYVMVARLPVWCPWCIACHALNGLIWLGVLGAWARLPRVPSLVAATEARSDLAAGIHPTIARAGVTLVLAGATLVIIPLAGVALVHQFNSFRFHREYLKIANDVDYIIWKHARAEKHEFAVRPTDCMIGSIDAPHTLIVFSDFECAACVELHASMDGLVRTFPSVRCILRHFPMDRTCNSSVSVDFHPNACEASRAAEAFMALTDDPEKRLKFTRALFDARRSLAGRPYDRIAKDVSASIDLAAFERELSSSAVASRVTEDIRQGKAAGVDGTPAMFLDGRRLMTWRITSIDGAGKPDGEATRRLWQALLAVEPVSQGTRESTARPDR from the coding sequence ATGAACGCCGGAGCACCTCATCCAGCCACACCGCCTTCGGCACGACCGGTCGATGAATCCGGCACGTACGGACACGGCGGGGGTCTGTATCGAATCGCGCTCGCGTCTTTGGCACTGATGGGCGTTGTCGCCAGTCTCGTCCTGATTGCAATGAGTGCATCCGCGGACGGCGCAGGCGAATCACTCGGTTCGAAGCTCTGTGCGCCCAGCGCGAACATGGACTGTGAGCACGTCCTCCGCAGTGAGTGGGCCCGAATCGGTCCCCTGCCGACCGCCGTCCTTGGTCTTGCATATTTCGCGACATTGGCCGTCTGGTTCATCGGCGTCGGTCTGCCGAATCGCGAGCAGCGGGCGTGGCATGCGTGGCCGACGGTCTTCGCGACCGTCGGCATGGTGGCGTCGACGTGGTTCGTTTATGTCATGGTCGCGCGGTTGCCGGTGTGGTGTCCGTGGTGCATTGCCTGCCACGCATTGAACGGGTTGATTTGGCTCGGCGTGCTTGGTGCGTGGGCCCGGCTGCCGCGCGTGCCGTCCTTGGTCGCGGCCACCGAAGCACGCTCAGATTTGGCCGCTGGAATCCATCCGACGATCGCTCGGGCCGGGGTGACGCTGGTGCTTGCTGGTGCAACGCTGGTCATCATTCCGCTTGCCGGCGTGGCGCTGGTGCATCAGTTCAACTCGTTTCGATTCCATCGTGAGTATCTGAAAATCGCGAACGATGTGGACTACATCATCTGGAAGCATGCCCGCGCGGAGAAGCACGAGTTCGCGGTTCGCCCGACCGACTGCATGATCGGATCGATCGATGCGCCGCACACACTGATCGTGTTCTCCGATTTTGAATGTGCCGCGTGCGTCGAATTGCACGCCAGCATGGACGGACTTGTTCGCACATTTCCGTCCGTGCGCTGTATCCTGCGGCATTTCCCCATGGACCGAACCTGCAATTCCTCGGTGTCGGTGGACTTTCATCCGAACGCATGCGAGGCGTCGCGAGCTGCCGAGGCCTTTATGGCGTTGACGGACGACCCGGAGAAACGGCTGAAGTTCACTCGTGCACTGTTTGACGCGCGGCGGTCGCTCGCCGGGAGGCCGTATGATCGGATCGCGAAGGATGTTTCAGCTTCGATCGATCTTGCCGCGTTCGAACGCGAATTGTCATCGTCGGCGGTTGCGTCGCGCGTGACCGAAGACATACGTCAGGGAAAAGCGGCCGGCGTCGATGGCACGCCTGCGATGTTTCTGGACGGCCGGCGATTGATGACGTGGCGAATCACATCGATCGACGGCGCGGGCAAACCGGATGGCGAAGCAACCCGTCGCTTGTGGCAGGCGCTACTGGCCGTTGAGCCTGTCTCGCAGGGCACTCGTGAATCCACCGCGAGGCCGGACCGCTGA
- a CDS encoding acyl-CoA dehydrogenase family protein gives MTPDTYDFFNVKSLLSEEERQVQETVARFVDEKVIPIIGQAFEDHTFPRELIAEIAALGLLGCNIEGYDCAGLNNVCYGLICQELERGDSGVRSFVSVQGSLCMYPILTYGSEEQRQRWLPGMSRGELIGCFGLTEPDGGSDPGTMKTHAVKKGGDWVINGAKMWITNGTIADVAIVWAMTDDGVRGFLVEKDMPGYTTRDILRKMSLRASITSELFFDNVRVPQSSMLPNIRGLKGPLGCLTQARYGITWGAIGAAIACFREALEWSKVRVVFKRPISHTQTIQRRLADMSRRISTAQLLSLQLGRMKDEGTMHHAQVSMAKWNNVRMGLDVARDARDILGAAGISIECHSIRHMLNLESVITYEGTETIHELIVGSQLCGVPAF, from the coding sequence ATGACGCCGGATACATACGACTTCTTTAACGTTAAATCACTGCTCTCCGAAGAAGAACGGCAGGTCCAGGAGACCGTCGCCCGCTTCGTGGACGAAAAAGTCATTCCTATCATCGGACAGGCGTTCGAGGATCACACATTTCCGCGCGAATTGATCGCCGAAATCGCGGCCCTCGGTCTGCTCGGCTGCAACATCGAGGGTTATGACTGCGCCGGATTGAACAACGTCTGCTACGGCCTGATCTGCCAGGAACTCGAGCGCGGCGACAGCGGTGTCCGCAGCTTCGTCTCCGTCCAGGGCAGTCTCTGCATGTACCCGATTCTCACGTACGGCAGCGAAGAGCAGCGACAACGCTGGCTGCCCGGCATGTCTCGCGGAGAATTGATCGGATGCTTCGGCTTGACCGAGCCCGATGGCGGCAGCGACCCCGGAACGATGAAGACGCACGCCGTGAAGAAAGGCGGCGATTGGGTCATCAACGGCGCGAAAATGTGGATCACCAACGGAACAATCGCCGATGTCGCCATCGTCTGGGCCATGACCGACGACGGCGTCCGCGGTTTCCTCGTTGAAAAAGACATGCCCGGATACACCACGCGCGACATCCTGCGCAAGATGTCCCTCCGTGCCAGCATCACGAGCGAGCTTTTCTTCGATAACGTGCGCGTGCCACAATCCAGCATGTTGCCGAACATTCGCGGCCTCAAGGGACCGCTCGGTTGTCTCACCCAGGCTCGCTACGGCATCACGTGGGGCGCGATCGGCGCTGCCATCGCCTGCTTCCGGGAGGCGCTCGAGTGGTCGAAGGTGCGTGTCGTCTTCAAGCGACCTATTTCACACACTCAGACCATTCAGCGTCGTCTTGCGGACATGTCCCGACGCATCTCGACCGCGCAGCTGCTTTCGCTGCAACTGGGTCGGATGAAGGATGAAGGCACCATGCACCATGCCCAGGTTTCGATGGCGAAGTGGAACAACGTGCGGATGGGGCTTGATGTGGCCCGCGACGCGCGCGATATCCTCGGCGCGGCCGGAATCAGTATCGAGTGTCACTCGATTCGACACATGCTAAACCTTGAAAGCGTCATCACTTACGAAGGCACGGAAACAATCCACGAACTGATTGTCGGGAGCCAGCTTTGCGGCGTCCCGGCTTTTTGA
- the pilM gene encoding pilus assembly protein PilM gives MALTGKKLLAVDWDARDLRMAMVRVRGDRLDLVKAVSVPIPPDLAVDNAELLGAFIREAMKQSGLSAKHALMSIPRNQVVLNRLDLPPMPADDLPASIQFQIVKELPFAAEQATIDFAFALGHDPKQACQPLVAAIRNEDLEFYQRVAREAGLTIERLGLRPFANLRAVMGGLPELAAHSVLVVDVGPTHTEIDVIDRGTLAFCRAAQLTLPRIDAVGADRVKDSRITALPLLDAEQDELTTEAVGKLLVDVIRSYEAHRATAPHTSVDQIVVCGSTGLEAELAQSLAARFAAKAQLFSPDRLLDLSPQRAKELRGFSSVIGMAVSEDRPALEAFDFLRPKKPVSKRTKRLKKAPVAIGAAILVIGAGIWAHIRFVLPARASAESVRRSVERKQSIEKPYLEFIAQANALQEWKASEQYWPDVVAELSRVFPSDQLACVDRLDLDMRSAGRTGGRIAKLAMKLRVAESGTVNAISESLRSLGFKSVEPGSETPRGLKDLSEIYRFDTSVRAELPPREPRNWDDVDTDDADAAIEAEPDSNAAPSGDNSNENRGGEPSPARLDVRSATDAHAASPAASPVSNGRSIGHQGGVR, from the coding sequence ATGGCACTGACAGGGAAAAAACTTCTGGCGGTTGACTGGGACGCCCGCGATCTTCGGATGGCGATGGTTCGCGTCAGGGGCGATCGTCTTGATCTGGTGAAGGCGGTCTCGGTTCCGATTCCGCCGGATCTGGCGGTTGACAATGCGGAGTTGCTCGGAGCATTCATTCGGGAGGCGATGAAGCAGTCCGGCCTGTCCGCGAAGCACGCCCTCATGTCGATCCCGCGCAACCAGGTCGTACTTAACCGGCTGGACCTGCCGCCGATGCCCGCGGATGACCTGCCGGCTTCGATTCAGTTTCAGATCGTGAAGGAACTGCCGTTTGCCGCGGAGCAGGCGACCATCGATTTCGCCTTCGCGCTGGGGCATGATCCGAAACAGGCCTGTCAGCCGCTGGTCGCGGCGATTCGCAATGAAGACCTTGAATTCTATCAGCGGGTCGCGCGTGAAGCGGGACTGACCATCGAGCGACTGGGTCTGCGGCCGTTCGCGAACCTGCGCGCGGTGATGGGCGGCCTGCCGGAACTGGCGGCGCACTCGGTGCTGGTTGTGGATGTCGGTCCGACGCACACTGAGATCGATGTGATCGATCGAGGGACTCTGGCATTTTGTCGTGCCGCGCAGTTGACATTGCCTCGGATTGACGCGGTCGGCGCGGACCGTGTGAAGGATAGCCGCATCACGGCGCTGCCTCTGCTGGATGCGGAACAGGACGAACTGACGACGGAAGCCGTCGGCAAGCTGCTGGTTGATGTCATCCGCTCCTACGAGGCTCACCGCGCGACGGCGCCGCACACGAGCGTTGATCAGATCGTGGTCTGCGGCTCGACCGGGCTGGAGGCAGAGCTGGCTCAATCCCTGGCCGCACGATTTGCCGCGAAGGCGCAACTGTTCTCGCCGGATCGCCTGCTCGACTTGTCGCCGCAGCGTGCGAAGGAGCTGCGCGGATTCTCGTCGGTGATCGGCATGGCCGTGAGCGAGGATCGGCCGGCGCTGGAGGCATTTGATTTTCTGCGACCGAAGAAGCCCGTCAGCAAGCGAACGAAGCGCCTGAAGAAGGCGCCGGTCGCGATTGGTGCGGCGATTCTGGTCATCGGCGCCGGCATCTGGGCACATATTCGCTTTGTGCTTCCGGCGCGTGCGAGCGCCGAGTCGGTTCGAAGGAGCGTCGAGCGCAAGCAGAGCATCGAGAAACCGTATCTGGAATTCATAGCGCAGGCCAACGCGCTTCAGGAATGGAAGGCTTCGGAGCAGTACTGGCCGGACGTGGTCGCTGAACTGTCGCGTGTGTTTCCTTCGGATCAACTGGCGTGTGTGGATCGCCTTGATTTGGATATGCGCAGCGCCGGTCGCACGGGGGGGCGAATCGCGAAGCTGGCCATGAAGCTCCGCGTGGCAGAATCAGGAACGGTTAATGCGATCAGCGAATCCCTGCGGTCGCTTGGATTCAAGTCGGTCGAGCCCGGGTCGGAAACGCCCCGCGGCCTGAAGGATCTCTCGGAAATCTATCGATTCGACACGAGCGTTCGAGCCGAACTGCCTCCGCGCGAGCCGCGCAACTGGGACGACGTGGATACGGACGACGCGGATGCGGCGATTGAAGCGGAACCGGATTCCAACGCGGCGCCTTCCGGCGACAACTCGAACGAGAATCGAGGTGGGGAGCCTTCGCCGGCGCGCCTGGACGTTCGATCGGCAACCGACGCGCACGCCGCGTCCCCAGCGGCTTCCCCGGTGTCGAATGGTCGATCGATCGGCCATCAAGGGGGTGTCCGATGA
- a CDS encoding general secretion pathway protein GspK produces MLVVVLVMVALLSLLAAGYTLMVRAYLDGMTTEIRQFKIRQAANSGVQSAVVTLRYTRGDLDSWFNSPERYRAFLVSGPEGKDAESVQQKAVTGEVKKYDPTLEEAFRFSLIAPDLNDPNRVRYGITDESARMDLNSVTGDQLRRLLQRVVPVNTDFPVNIDVLVDSFLDWREPGDEPRPNGAKNEYYATLIPPYRAKGAAFSSVEELLLVRGFSTWVVYGEDYNQNGLLDPNEDDGNESFPPDDGNGVLYRGIAPFFTVWSQESNTSGDNRPRINLNMQDLDKLQEKLEQEIDGDIVSYIISVRSAGIRFNSVMNLLPAPPLEAQLAEQEATSQPDDQSPPEQGAPQSPAQADGEDPTSQPSEENREDSRPGFADQDGSDPESENPPTSAPSGENPQRPPAARAPVYANLTDEEPPGSYEDLPLLLDRLSASPSPILNGRINVSTAPREVLAMLEELSDEDVEAIVTARANLDSATKSSPSWLVSQGVISEYKFRRILDKITTKSSVYRIEAVGFADSLGIVERFMVILQMRGPVPQVMYYRNLNPLGMAYRPHGDELRGAQDKSK; encoded by the coding sequence ATGCTGGTCGTCGTTCTGGTGATGGTTGCGCTGCTGTCGCTGCTGGCGGCTGGATACACGCTGATGGTTCGCGCGTATCTGGACGGAATGACGACCGAGATTCGGCAGTTCAAGATCAGGCAGGCGGCCAACTCCGGTGTCCAATCGGCGGTTGTGACTCTTCGTTATACGCGCGGTGATCTGGATAGCTGGTTTAACAGCCCCGAGCGTTATCGTGCATTTCTGGTTTCGGGTCCCGAAGGCAAGGATGCCGAATCGGTCCAGCAGAAGGCCGTCACCGGCGAGGTGAAGAAATATGATCCGACGCTGGAGGAGGCGTTCCGATTCAGCCTGATCGCCCCGGACCTGAATGATCCCAATCGCGTTCGCTATGGCATCACGGATGAATCGGCTCGAATGGACCTGAACTCTGTCACCGGTGATCAGCTTCGTAGACTACTGCAGCGGGTAGTACCGGTGAACACGGACTTTCCCGTGAACATCGATGTGCTGGTCGATTCATTCCTGGATTGGCGCGAACCGGGCGATGAGCCTCGTCCTAATGGCGCAAAGAACGAGTACTACGCCACTTTGATTCCTCCGTATCGCGCCAAAGGCGCTGCATTTTCTTCGGTGGAAGAGTTGCTCCTCGTGCGGGGTTTTTCGACGTGGGTGGTGTACGGCGAGGATTACAACCAGAACGGGCTACTTGATCCGAACGAAGATGATGGCAATGAGTCGTTTCCGCCGGACGACGGCAACGGCGTTCTCTATCGCGGCATTGCTCCGTTCTTCACGGTCTGGTCGCAGGAATCGAACACATCCGGCGATAATCGCCCGCGCATCAATCTCAACATGCAGGATCTGGACAAGCTTCAGGAGAAGCTTGAACAGGAAATCGACGGCGACATTGTCAGTTATATTATCTCGGTTCGATCGGCGGGGATCCGTTTTAACAGTGTTATGAATCTGCTTCCCGCGCCACCGCTGGAGGCGCAGTTGGCGGAGCAGGAGGCCACTTCACAGCCGGATGATCAGTCCCCGCCTGAGCAGGGTGCACCCCAGTCGCCAGCACAGGCGGACGGGGAAGATCCGACATCTCAGCCATCCGAGGAAAACCGTGAAGATTCGAGGCCTGGTTTCGCCGATCAGGATGGGTCGGATCCCGAGTCCGAGAATCCGCCGACGAGCGCTCCAAGCGGAGAGAATCCGCAGCGCCCGCCGGCTGCCCGCGCACCCGTGTACGCGAACCTGACGGACGAGGAGCCGCCGGGTTCTTACGAGGATTTGCCGTTGCTGCTGGACCGTCTGTCGGCGTCACCGTCACCGATCCTGAATGGTCGCATCAACGTGAGCACTGCGCCCCGTGAAGTACTGGCAATGCTTGAGGAACTGAGCGATGAGGATGTGGAAGCGATCGTGACGGCACGTGCGAATCTGGACAGCGCGACGAAATCGTCGCCGTCATGGCTGGTTTCGCAGGGCGTGATCAGTGAATACAAGTTTCGCCGGATCCTCGACAAGATCACGACGAAGTCGTCTGTTTATCGAATCGAGGCGGTTGGGTTTGCTGACAGTCTTGGTATTGTGGAGCGGTTCATGGTGATCCTGCAGATGCGCGGGCCGGTTCCGCAGGTCATGTATTACCGAAACCTGAATCCACTTGGCATGGCGTATCGTCCGCACGGCGACGAATTGCGCGGCGCGCAGGACAAGTCCAAGTAG
- a CDS encoding type II secretion system F family protein has protein sequence MPSFSYVARGLDGGTVKGVLAADTQQQVLRALDEQRLFPLEITEGGMAVSGMTGRKKKVSSTNVAVFYSQFADLLRAGVPALRALDVLWKQTSNAVFKEILKEVREDISSGQTLADAMDRHPNAFTTLHVAMIRAGEKGGFLEEVLTRIAVFTERQNELRNKVIGALIYPSILMTVGAGIVVFLLVVVVPQVRKFLQGNLPILTQWVFAACDFLQIYWPYVVSAIGVLGISVLLVLRSEGGRIAFDRMQMKVPMLGEILRLVAICRFCRILGTLLNNGVPILQSLKIARDSAGNRMLVEVIDDATESVRKGAALSGPLGRSGLFPLDIVDMIAVGEESNNLENVLVTIADSYENRTARKIDLAVRLLEPLLLVCMAGVVAVIAIALLLPILTMSSGGAR, from the coding sequence ATGCCCAGTTTCTCCTATGTTGCGCGTGGTTTGGACGGAGGTACGGTGAAGGGCGTCCTGGCGGCCGACACCCAGCAGCAGGTTTTGCGCGCCCTCGACGAACAGCGGCTCTTCCCTCTCGAAATCACAGAAGGCGGCATGGCGGTCAGCGGCATGACCGGCCGCAAGAAGAAGGTCAGCTCGACCAATGTGGCGGTTTTCTATTCGCAGTTCGCGGACCTGCTCCGGGCAGGCGTTCCGGCGCTACGGGCGCTCGATGTCCTGTGGAAGCAGACTTCCAACGCTGTTTTCAAAGAAATTCTGAAAGAGGTCCGCGAGGACATCTCCAGCGGTCAGACGTTGGCGGACGCGATGGATCGGCATCCCAACGCCTTCACGACACTCCATGTCGCGATGATCCGTGCCGGCGAGAAAGGCGGTTTTCTCGAGGAGGTTCTCACACGCATCGCCGTCTTTACCGAGCGACAGAACGAACTCCGCAACAAAGTCATCGGCGCATTGATCTATCCGAGCATTCTCATGACGGTGGGCGCGGGCATCGTTGTCTTTCTGCTCGTCGTCGTCGTTCCGCAGGTGAGAAAATTCCTCCAGGGCAATCTGCCGATTCTGACGCAGTGGGTCTTCGCGGCCTGCGATTTCCTCCAGATTTACTGGCCGTACGTCGTGTCGGCGATCGGCGTCCTCGGAATCTCGGTGTTGCTGGTTTTGCGGAGCGAGGGCGGCCGCATTGCATTCGATCGCATGCAGATGAAGGTGCCGATGCTCGGCGAGATACTCCGGCTCGTTGCGATCTGCCGTTTCTGCCGCATTCTCGGCACCCTGCTCAACAATGGCGTGCCCATTCTGCAATCCCTGAAAATTGCCCGAGACTCGGCCGGGAATCGCATGCTGGTGGAGGTGATTGACGACGCGACGGAGAGCGTGCGAAAAGGCGCCGCGCTGTCGGGCCCGCTGGGACGCAGCGGGCTGTTCCCACTCGATATTGTCGACATGATTGCCGTCGGCGAGGAAAGCAACAATCTCGAAAACGTGCTCGTCACGATCGCGGATTCGTATGAGAATCGAACCGCTCGGAAGATTGATCTGGCGGTTCGATTGCTGGAACCGCTCCTGCTGGTCTGCATGGCGGGCGTGGTCGCCGTGATTGCGATCGCATTGCTTTTGCCGATTCTGACCATGAGCTCGGGCGGCGCCAGGTAG
- a CDS encoding prepilin-type N-terminal cleavage/methylation domain-containing protein gives MHEISTFIAWTPRRRNCARTLRRAGFTLIEILVAIFLLAILAGLSWPLLQNQIVASELPESAAQMRDTLFLARTEAMKENRRVRVRFAPNEQHPYFEIENDPIQFPGVWEPLQATWAQDSPLLGEVHVHTIELGRPVFLKPISFDETTDSAKKDSDKQEGNANSADSEVTIPAITSMNEDVELDDRRPIILFEPSGSTDWATLKVTKVALDRELTEDDPQHWIILDGRTGLAYLRDPVTEEQLADETFYVKRENLEMPTDADASDLSFGLPDQAAAAGGGSGGFGGGGGFGTGGVGAGAGGFGAGAGRGVPGGAGPASPGGLGGLPGRGAGQFPNVGGAGGVGDGGRGDGGRGGGGRGEGRGQGDRGEGGRRGGSDGRGPGNDRGGDRPPMQDRGGNRPDPRGSGDGKDGETGGRKGDQNGQTGLKEDLEQSNLTDEERDNIDNALNNNSNSNSNSGQKNDNTNNPPDTKGDNDNQNDNKNP, from the coding sequence ATGCACGAGATCTCAACATTCATCGCCTGGACGCCGCGAAGGAGAAATTGCGCCAGGACGTTACGTCGCGCCGGATTCACGCTGATCGAGATTCTCGTTGCGATTTTTCTGCTTGCGATTCTTGCTGGTCTGAGCTGGCCGCTCCTTCAGAATCAGATTGTTGCGTCCGAGCTGCCGGAATCGGCTGCGCAGATGCGCGATACGCTTTTTCTCGCGAGGACGGAAGCGATGAAAGAGAACCGGCGCGTCCGCGTACGGTTCGCGCCGAACGAGCAACATCCCTATTTTGAAATCGAGAACGACCCGATTCAGTTTCCGGGTGTCTGGGAACCGCTTCAGGCGACGTGGGCCCAGGATTCGCCGCTTCTCGGCGAAGTCCATGTGCATACCATTGAGCTGGGCCGACCGGTCTTTCTCAAGCCGATTTCGTTCGATGAGACCACCGATTCCGCAAAGAAAGACTCGGACAAGCAGGAAGGAAATGCGAATTCCGCTGATTCCGAAGTGACTATTCCGGCCATCACGAGCATGAACGAGGATGTCGAACTCGACGATCGACGTCCGATCATTCTGTTCGAGCCGAGCGGTTCGACGGATTGGGCGACGCTAAAAGTCACGAAAGTGGCACTCGACCGCGAATTGACGGAAGACGATCCCCAGCATTGGATCATTCTCGATGGTCGGACCGGTCTGGCATACTTGCGCGATCCCGTCACCGAGGAGCAACTCGCCGACGAGACCTTCTACGTTAAGCGTGAAAACCTCGAGATGCCCACTGATGCCGATGCGAGTGACCTGTCATTCGGCTTACCGGATCAGGCGGCTGCGGCCGGCGGCGGTTCGGGCGGTTTCGGCGGAGGCGGCGGATTTGGCACCGGGGGAGTCGGCGCTGGCGCCGGCGGATTTGGCGCCGGGGCGGGTCGCGGTGTTCCCGGCGGCGCGGGTCCCGCCAGCCCGGGCGGACTGGGCGGATTGCCCGGCCGCGGCGCGGGTCAGTTTCCGAACGTCGGCGGTGCGGGGGGTGTTGGCGACGGCGGTCGAGGCGACGGCGGTCGAGGCGGCGGCGGTCGCGGCGAAGGACGTGGCCAAGGCGATCGGGGTGAGGGTGGCCGCCGTGGCGGATCGGATGGCCGAGGTCCTGGCAACGATCGCGGGGGAGATCGTCCGCCGATGCAGGATCGTGGCGGGAATCGTCCAGATCCGCGGGGGTCCGGCGACGGAAAAGACGGTGAAACCGGTGGCCGCAAGGGCGATCAGAACGGGCAAACCGGGCTGAAGGAAGACCTTGAGCAGTCGAATCTTACGGACGAAGAACGCGACAACATCGACAACGCACTGAACAACAACTCCAATTCAAATTCGAATTCCGGTCAGAAAAACGACAACACGAACAACCCGCCGGACACAAAAGGCGACAACGACAACCAGAACGACAACAAGAACCCCTGA
- a CDS encoding B12-binding domain-containing radical SAM protein, producing the protein MRIALVNPITRRTQGYHTVGSYIPQLGLQVLARLVPDGHQVDIIDEIFGTQATDNLIARGGYDLVGLTAYTSGATRAYEIARGCRALGIKTIMGGPHASARPDEAAQFFDSVAVGETDEIWPQIVRDAAAGRLAPRYEGRLSDLESTGLGAAAQRVLPINGKYSVSAIQTSRGCPVGCEYCSVTRFNGAPIRRRRIEDILKEWNETPKKFIFVVDDNFFGVGPAHAEWAKELLRAIIKHGRKRLWFSQTTINMGEDQEGLRLAYKAGCRGMLIGFETFNEKTLKAYHKGINRNNLSRYQELVNGFHRAGVSVFGGFIIGSDDDNTDAVADTAMAAVKMGVDIIQITNLTPLPGTTMFDRYSGAKRLFATDYPADWERYTFVETVYNPKRMTARELDEAIYELRYAAAKENWVWKRTLKTLWHTRSLTTALFVHGMNVGWRKMAIVQTPHDEKRFGFAPRESARMSKVRAAFRMNLSKGFTVPSYWHENDADVAEAPQILPPPGIALPVVGAAPEPAN; encoded by the coding sequence ATGCGAATCGCACTCGTTAATCCCATCACCCGCCGGACCCAGGGCTATCACACTGTCGGCAGCTACATCCCGCAGCTGGGCTTGCAGGTTCTCGCCCGCCTGGTTCCTGATGGGCACCAGGTCGATATCATTGACGAAATCTTCGGCACCCAGGCGACGGACAATCTCATCGCCCGGGGCGGATATGACCTCGTCGGGCTGACAGCATACACAAGCGGCGCGACCCGCGCGTACGAAATCGCCAGGGGGTGTCGCGCGCTCGGCATCAAGACCATCATGGGCGGGCCGCATGCTTCGGCGCGGCCTGATGAAGCAGCACAGTTTTTTGATTCGGTCGCTGTCGGCGAGACGGACGAGATCTGGCCGCAGATTGTTCGAGATGCCGCGGCTGGCAGACTAGCTCCGCGCTACGAGGGCAGGTTGTCCGATCTGGAATCGACCGGACTGGGCGCCGCGGCGCAGCGTGTATTGCCGATTAACGGGAAATACAGCGTCTCGGCCATTCAGACTTCTCGCGGATGCCCCGTGGGGTGTGAGTATTGCAGCGTGACTCGCTTCAATGGCGCGCCGATTCGCCGCCGCCGCATTGAGGACATACTCAAGGAATGGAACGAGACGCCCAAGAAGTTCATATTCGTCGTTGATGACAACTTCTTCGGTGTCGGGCCCGCACACGCCGAATGGGCGAAGGAACTGCTCCGCGCCATCATCAAGCACGGCCGGAAGCGATTGTGGTTCAGCCAGACGACGATCAACATGGGCGAAGACCAGGAAGGCCTGCGGCTCGCGTACAAAGCGGGTTGCCGCGGCATGTTGATCGGCTTCGAGACCTTTAACGAGAAAACGCTGAAGGCCTATCACAAAGGAATCAATCGGAACAACCTGTCCCGCTATCAGGAACTTGTGAACGGATTTCATCGCGCGGGAGTTTCCGTCTTCGGCGGTTTCATCATTGGCTCGGACGATGACAACACCGATGCTGTCGCGGATACGGCGATGGCAGCCGTGAAGATGGGCGTGGACATTATTCAGATTACCAATCTGACGCCTCTGCCGGGCACGACCATGTTCGATCGCTATTCCGGTGCGAAGCGTCTGTTTGCGACCGACTATCCGGCGGATTGGGAGCGATACACCTTCGTTGAGACAGTGTACAACCCGAAGCGGATGACGGCCCGCGAGTTGGACGAAGCCATCTATGAACTGCGCTATGCAGCCGCGAAGGAGAACTGGGTCTGGAAGCGAACGCTGAAGACGCTCTGGCACACACGCTCGCTGACGACGGCGCTTTTTGTTCACGGCATGAATGTCGGCTGGCGGAAGATGGCAATCGTACAGACCCCGCACGACGAAAAGCGATTCGGCTTCGCTCCGCGAGAGTCCGCGCGCATGAGCAAGGTTCGCGCCGCATTCAGAATGAACCTGTCCAAGGGATTTACCGTGCCGAGCTATTGGCACGAAAACGATGCGGATGTGGCGGAAGCGCCGCAGATCCTTCCTCCTCCTGGCATCGCCTTGCCCGTGGTGGGCGCCGCGCCCGAGCCCGCGAACTGA